A genomic stretch from Colwellia sp. Arc7-635 includes:
- the dndC gene encoding DNA phosphorothioation system sulfurtransferase DndC — protein sequence MGFPNHDLMGMYQGATEGGECPLVVDKSTQSCGDSRFGCYVCTMVSEDKSMNAMIANDEEKEWMYPLVSLRNEIEVNDSNRAKKIEKLTRDKANRDFRRMKGNLTVHVSKHGADLVPGPYIQSFREHLLAKVLEAQIAVQELGPEEVKNLELLTLEDLEEIRRIWLEEKHEVEDNVPRIYEKALKQSYPGKKRAHHPILNLDVLDKLKAHCKEQGDEDGLLYQQMRAVMSIANKHRNQLRRANLSDELNKSLDTGAFNTLFEAKQFALERERHRLQIHLNNSPNLEDEEKQAIEEKIIMVTKSIKEEGYSSLLIETEELSDDY from the coding sequence CTGAAGGTGGTGAATGTCCTTTAGTCGTTGACAAAAGTACACAAAGTTGTGGTGATAGCCGCTTTGGTTGTTATGTATGTACCATGGTATCTGAAGATAAATCGATGAATGCCATGATAGCTAACGATGAAGAAAAAGAGTGGATGTACCCACTTGTTTCACTTCGTAATGAAATTGAAGTTAACGATTCTAATAGAGCAAAAAAAATAGAGAAACTAACACGAGATAAAGCCAACCGTGATTTTAGACGCATGAAAGGCAACCTAACCGTACATGTTTCAAAGCACGGTGCAGACTTAGTACCAGGCCCTTATATTCAATCTTTTCGTGAGCACTTATTAGCGAAGGTGTTAGAAGCACAAATTGCGGTTCAGGAATTAGGTCCAGAAGAAGTAAAAAACTTAGAGCTATTAACATTAGAAGATTTAGAAGAAATCCGTCGTATTTGGCTTGAAGAAAAACATGAAGTTGAAGACAACGTACCTAGAATTTATGAAAAAGCTCTTAAGCAAAGCTACCCAGGTAAAAAACGTGCGCACCACCCGATTTTAAATTTAGACGTACTCGATAAATTAAAAGCACATTGCAAAGAACAAGGTGATGAAGACGGTCTACTCTATCAACAAATGCGTGCAGTTATGTCAATTGCAAACAAACATAGAAACCAATTACGCCGCGCAAATTTATCCGATGAACTGAATAAAAGTTTAGATACCGGCGCATTTAACACCCTGTTTGAAGCAAAACAATTTGCTTTAGAACGCGAGCGTCATCGTTTACAAATACATTTGAATAACTCTCCAAATTTAGAAGATGAAGAGAAACAGGCAATTGAAGAAAAAATAATAATGGTTACAAAATCTATTAAAGAAGAAGGTTATAGCTCATTACTTATTGAAACAGAGGAATTAAGTGATGATTATTAA